In a genomic window of Myxococcales bacterium:
- the clpB gene encoding ATP-dependent chaperone ClpB: protein MQMDKFTIKSQEALASAQGRASDLKHSQIEPVHLLGELIGQGGGSTIPILQKLGVVLPTLQQRIEERFAELPRIQTGVQPQLARATQEILDGAFLEADNFKDEYVSTEHILLSLAQTETDPVGAILRDAGATHGTILKALKTVRGSARVTDQDPESKYQALEKFGRDLTAVARQNQLDPVVGRDDEIRRVIQVLSRRRKNNPVLIGEPGVGKTAIAEGLAQRIAEGDVPESLKDKRVIALDVGALIAGAKYRGEFEDRLKAVLREIAESDGNVVLFIDELHTIVGAGAAEGAADAANLLKPALARGELHCIGATTLDEYRKHIEKDAALERRFQPVLVGEPNVEDTISILRGLKERYEDHHGVRIHDAALVAAATLSHRYIADRFLPDKAIDLMDEAASRVRVQIDSKPEELDTLERKQIQLSIEREALKRESDEASLTRIETVEKEIADLREKCDTLQTRWQNEKDVIASVRKLITRRGELNLELDRAQREGDYERAGELRYGKLVDLERDLALRQESLDGLHAHGSLLCEEVTSEEIAEIVSKWTGIPVAKMLEGEQDKLLHMEEMLHQRVIGQDSALVAVSNAVRRARAGLQDPNRPVGSFIFLGPTGVGKTETARALAEFLFDDDRAMVRIDMSEFMEKHSVARLIGAPPGYVGYDEGGYLTEAVRRHPYSVVLFDEIEKAHPDVFNVLLQILDDGRLTDGQGRTVDFRNVILIMTSNIGSEHIVELASDQQNELEERVNRALRAHFKPEFLNRVDDVVVYRQLQKEQIGAIAQIQLGRVKELLAAKRIDLEVSSAAQDLIAERGYDPHYGARPLKRVIQRLIQDPLAVQILAGEFPEGSKISVDVRDPESATADALEFSKI, encoded by the coding sequence ATGCAAATGGACAAATTCACCATCAAGTCCCAAGAAGCACTCGCGAGTGCGCAGGGCCGTGCGTCAGACCTGAAGCACAGCCAGATCGAGCCCGTACACCTGCTGGGCGAGCTGATCGGCCAGGGCGGAGGCAGCACGATTCCAATTCTGCAAAAGCTCGGCGTTGTGCTTCCCACGCTGCAGCAGCGGATCGAAGAACGGTTCGCAGAACTCCCCCGCATCCAGACCGGGGTCCAGCCTCAACTCGCCAGGGCGACCCAGGAAATTCTCGACGGAGCCTTTCTAGAGGCCGACAACTTCAAGGACGAATACGTCTCGACCGAGCACATTTTGCTTTCCCTGGCCCAGACGGAAACGGATCCCGTCGGTGCAATCTTGCGCGACGCTGGAGCCACCCACGGCACCATTCTCAAAGCTTTGAAGACGGTCCGCGGGAGCGCGCGGGTGACGGACCAGGATCCGGAATCGAAGTACCAGGCACTCGAAAAATTTGGTCGCGATCTCACTGCCGTGGCGCGACAAAACCAGCTCGACCCGGTGGTGGGACGCGACGACGAGATTCGCCGCGTGATCCAGGTTCTTTCGCGTCGGCGAAAGAACAATCCCGTGTTGATCGGTGAGCCCGGAGTCGGAAAGACCGCGATCGCCGAGGGACTCGCCCAGCGAATCGCCGAGGGTGATGTACCCGAATCCCTGAAGGACAAGCGTGTCATCGCCCTCGACGTCGGAGCCTTGATCGCCGGTGCAAAGTATCGAGGAGAATTTGAAGATCGCCTCAAGGCCGTGTTGCGAGAGATCGCCGAATCGGACGGAAACGTCGTCCTGTTCATCGACGAACTCCACACGATCGTGGGAGCGGGCGCAGCTGAGGGAGCGGCGGATGCGGCCAACTTGTTGAAACCCGCCCTCGCCCGGGGCGAGTTGCACTGCATCGGAGCCACGACCCTCGACGAGTACCGCAAGCACATCGAAAAGGATGCGGCCCTGGAGCGGCGCTTCCAACCCGTCCTCGTGGGAGAACCCAACGTCGAAGACACGATTTCAATATTGCGCGGACTGAAAGAGCGCTACGAAGATCACCACGGCGTGCGAATCCACGATGCCGCGTTGGTCGCCGCCGCGACGCTTTCACACCGCTACATCGCGGACCGCTTTCTACCCGACAAAGCAATCGACCTGATGGACGAAGCGGCCAGCCGAGTCCGCGTGCAGATCGACTCGAAGCCCGAAGAACTCGATACCCTCGAACGCAAACAGATCCAGCTGTCGATCGAGCGAGAAGCGTTGAAGCGGGAGTCGGACGAAGCGAGTCTCACCCGCATCGAAACCGTCGAAAAGGAAATCGCGGATCTCCGGGAAAAATGCGACACCCTGCAAACTCGCTGGCAGAATGAAAAAGACGTCATCGCTTCGGTACGGAAGTTGATTACGCGACGTGGCGAGCTCAACCTCGAACTCGACCGCGCCCAGCGCGAAGGGGACTACGAGCGCGCCGGGGAGCTTCGCTACGGGAAGTTGGTCGATCTCGAGCGCGACCTCGCCTTGCGCCAGGAGTCCCTCGACGGACTCCATGCCCACGGCTCCCTGCTCTGCGAAGAAGTCACCAGTGAAGAGATCGCGGAGATCGTATCGAAGTGGACCGGCATTCCGGTTGCCAAGATGCTGGAGGGCGAGCAAGACAAGCTCCTGCACATGGAAGAGATGCTGCATCAGCGGGTGATCGGACAGGACAGTGCTCTCGTGGCGGTCTCGAACGCGGTACGGCGCGCACGTGCGGGATTGCAGGACCCCAACCGTCCGGTGGGTTCGTTCATCTTCCTCGGACCCACGGGTGTGGGCAAAACCGAGACGGCCCGGGCTCTCGCCGAGTTCTTGTTCGACGACGATCGCGCCATGGTGCGCATCGACATGAGTGAATTCATGGAGAAGCATTCGGTCGCACGCTTGATCGGAGCACCGCCGGGATACGTCGGCTACGACGAGGGCGGCTATCTCACCGAAGCCGTGCGACGCCACCCCTACAGCGTGGTTCTCTTCGACGAGATCGAAAAGGCGCATCCAGACGTATTCAACGTGCTGTTGCAGATTCTCGACGACGGCCGCCTCACTGATGGACAGGGACGGACCGTAGATTTTCGCAATGTGATCCTGATCATGACCTCCAACATCGGAAGCGAACACATTGTCGAACTCGCTTCGGATCAGCAAAACGAACTCGAAGAGCGCGTCAATCGCGCGCTACGCGCCCATTTCAAGCCGGAGTTTCTGAATCGCGTCGACGACGTGGTCGTCTATCGACAGCTCCAGAAGGAACAAATCGGAGCGATCGCACAGATCCAGCTCGGCCGGGTCAAGGAACTGTTGGCTGCCAAGCGGATCGATCTCGAGGTGAGTAGCGCAGCGCAAGACCTCATCGCCGAACGGGGCTACGACCCTCATTACGGCGCGCGACCGCTCAAACGGGTGATTCAGCGACTCATCCAGGATCCCCTGGCCGTGCAGATTCTCGCAGGCGAGTTTCCCGAGGGCTCGAAAATCTCGGTCGACGTGCGAGACCCGGAATCTGCCACAGCTGACGCCCTCGAGTTTTCAAAGATCTGA
- a CDS encoding Do family serine endopeptidase: protein MTATRTTQYWPMYLALFAAIALIGAGSDRANAFDLFGSSDDSSAKMDEGPSSESLWKEIEKPIFIKPKGVPDSFADLAEKVSPAVVNIRVSVSKPFNSMIPPQFRDFHNFPFAFPDRDMDFRSWGEGSGFVISSNGYVVTNAHVIDGADEIEVILLDGKKFRAEIIGVDKKTDIALIKVESDEPLATIPLGDSDLVRPGQWVVAIGNAMSLEHTVTAGIVSAKHRYLARGNYDDFIQTDAAINPGNSGGPLINLAGEVIGINSAINPRANTIGFAVPINMVKQILPQLRAKGHVTRSWLGVEIHELTEPLKEELGTNGGALVNRVLSATPAMKAGIEDGDVIVRFDGNPVANHRQLPNIVARTPVDRKVEVEVLRDGVKKIITVTLAAMEEPEQVLGRWRHSEKSEPEPATTLDTFGLDAQDLTPDLAEQLGLEDDHGVIVTRVVSGSLADDAGLLRGDVIIEIAGAAVGSTADLDILLESTEKGAILLVRRDRTTLFIPLKPQG, encoded by the coding sequence ATGACTGCAACGCGAACCACGCAATACTGGCCGATGTACCTCGCACTGTTTGCCGCCATCGCCCTGATCGGCGCCGGTAGCGACCGAGCCAATGCATTCGATCTATTCGGCAGCTCCGATGACAGCTCTGCGAAAATGGACGAAGGCCCATCGAGCGAGTCGCTGTGGAAAGAGATCGAAAAACCGATCTTCATAAAGCCGAAAGGCGTCCCGGATTCGTTCGCCGATCTCGCCGAGAAGGTATCCCCCGCGGTCGTCAACATTCGGGTTTCGGTTTCGAAACCCTTCAACTCGATGATTCCGCCGCAATTTCGGGACTTCCACAATTTCCCCTTCGCGTTTCCGGACCGAGACATGGACTTCCGCTCCTGGGGTGAAGGAAGCGGCTTCGTCATTTCGAGTAACGGCTATGTCGTAACCAACGCCCACGTGATCGACGGTGCTGATGAAATCGAAGTCATCCTGCTCGACGGCAAGAAGTTTCGGGCGGAGATCATTGGCGTCGATAAAAAGACCGACATCGCCCTGATCAAGGTCGAGTCCGATGAACCCCTCGCCACCATCCCGCTCGGCGATTCCGATTTGGTGCGCCCGGGGCAATGGGTCGTGGCCATCGGCAACGCAATGAGTCTCGAACACACGGTCACGGCCGGGATCGTGAGCGCAAAACATCGCTACCTCGCCCGGGGAAACTACGACGATTTCATTCAGACCGACGCCGCGATCAACCCGGGCAATTCCGGCGGTCCTCTGATCAACCTGGCGGGCGAGGTGATCGGGATCAATTCTGCGATCAACCCTCGCGCCAACACGATCGGCTTCGCGGTTCCGATCAACATGGTCAAACAAATTCTCCCGCAACTCCGAGCCAAGGGTCACGTCACGAGAAGTTGGTTGGGCGTCGAAATTCACGAATTGACCGAACCACTCAAAGAAGAGCTGGGAACCAATGGCGGAGCCCTGGTCAATCGAGTGCTCAGCGCGACTCCGGCGATGAAAGCCGGGATCGAAGATGGTGACGTGATCGTCAGATTCGATGGGAACCCCGTCGCAAATCATCGACAGCTTCCGAACATCGTTGCGCGCACACCGGTCGATCGAAAGGTCGAGGTCGAGGTGCTTCGCGACGGCGTGAAGAAAATCATCACCGTCACCCTCGCTGCGATGGAGGAGCCCGAGCAAGTATTGGGTCGCTGGCGGCATTCCGAAAAAAGCGAGCCCGAACCCGCTACCACTCTCGACACCTTCGGCCTCGATGCCCAGGATCTTACGCCCGACCTCGCCGAGCAACTCGGGCTCGAGGATGATCACGGTGTGATCGTCACCCGCGTGGTTTCCGGGAGCCTGGCAGACGACGCCGGCTTGCTCCGCGGCGACGTCATCATCGAGATCGCGGGCGCGGCGGTCGGCTCGACCGCTGACCTCGACATCTTGCTCGAGAGCACGGAAAAGGGTGCGATTCTGCTCGTGCGGCGAGACCGAACCACACTCTTTATCCCCCTGAAACCTCAGGGCTGA
- a CDS encoding trypsin-like peptidase domain-containing protein, whose protein sequence is MKGKMNLIDFPWIARTRNQLAHGAPVLAVALLCLMESLAASTPARAADPFLRRTAAVQVVERVGPAVVNITTDLSDSKPESFQSRERNRNNFYRDFLRPRGRDSKASILGSGVIIDPQRHVLTNAHVIAGSNRIRVTLADGREFPASLVGAAPNNDLAVLKIETDEDLPWIPTGVSNDLMVGEPLIAIGNPFGLFSNSVTTGVLSAINRSVVIDGDYYYGFLQTDASINPGNSGGPLLNAEGTLIGINTAIYKGAQGIGLAIPIDTANRVIAELLEHGEIPPPWIGLQFRILDPALRTVMKLPEGVSGTLVTDVEKGSPAESAGMLRGDLVISIDGHNVGRDRTLFEALNSSLVGQTLELEVWRNGASHKIDVVGTDLPDHVVRNMALQYLGMNLSQEISNGFKINKLDANSPAAFMGIRGGDVLLRINGRGLRDIDDLRRAMVDLRRDYISMHAQNRVMLLLRRGRHVRHFSLPSYENFTALRKSRGG, encoded by the coding sequence ATGAAGGGCAAGATGAATCTCATCGATTTTCCGTGGATCGCACGAACCCGCAATCAGCTGGCACACGGCGCGCCCGTGCTTGCGGTTGCGCTGCTGTGCCTCATGGAGAGCCTTGCGGCTTCGACACCCGCTCGGGCCGCCGATCCGTTTCTGCGTCGGACCGCAGCGGTTCAGGTCGTCGAACGGGTCGGGCCGGCGGTCGTCAACATCACCACCGATCTCTCCGACTCGAAGCCCGAGTCCTTCCAGTCCCGAGAGAGGAACCGAAACAACTTCTACCGCGACTTTCTGCGACCGCGCGGACGAGACTCGAAGGCAAGCATTCTCGGATCCGGAGTCATCATTGACCCGCAGCGACACGTTCTCACCAATGCACATGTGATCGCCGGTTCGAACCGCATTCGCGTCACCCTGGCCGACGGCCGGGAATTTCCCGCCAGCCTGGTCGGCGCCGCGCCAAACAATGATCTCGCGGTACTCAAGATCGAAACCGACGAAGACTTGCCCTGGATCCCGACTGGGGTTTCCAACGACCTCATGGTCGGAGAGCCGTTGATCGCCATTGGCAACCCCTTCGGATTGTTCTCCAACAGCGTGACCACGGGGGTGCTGTCGGCGATCAATCGCTCGGTCGTCATCGATGGCGACTACTACTACGGGTTCTTGCAGACCGATGCGTCGATCAATCCCGGCAACTCGGGGGGCCCTCTATTGAACGCCGAAGGCACTTTGATCGGGATCAATACCGCCATCTACAAAGGCGCCCAGGGAATTGGCCTGGCCATTCCGATCGACACGGCCAATCGGGTCATCGCCGAACTCCTCGAGCACGGCGAGATCCCTCCCCCGTGGATCGGTCTCCAGTTTCGGATTCTCGATCCCGCGCTGCGAACCGTAATGAAGCTGCCCGAAGGCGTTTCGGGCACGCTGGTAACCGATGTCGAAAAGGGAAGCCCCGCGGAAAGCGCTGGCATGCTGCGCGGCGATCTCGTGATCAGCATCGATGGACACAACGTGGGTCGCGATCGCACGTTATTTGAAGCCCTGAACTCATCGTTGGTCGGCCAGACTCTCGAATTGGAGGTTTGGCGGAACGGGGCCAGCCACAAAATTGATGTGGTGGGCACGGATCTACCCGACCACGTCGTCAGAAATATGGCGCTCCAGTATTTGGGAATGAATCTCTCCCAGGAAATCTCGAACGGTTTCAAAATCAACAAACTCGACGCCAACTCTCCTGCTGCGTTCATGGGCATTCGAGGCGGTGATGTCCTGCTGCGCATCAACGGCCGGGGACTGCGTGACATCGACGATTTGCGGCGGGCCATGGTCGATTTGCGCCGAGACTACATATCGATGCATGCGCAAAACCGGGTAATGCTCTTGCTTCGCCGAGGCCGTCACGTGCGACACTTCTCATTGCCGAGCTACGAAAATTTCACCGCGCTTCGAAAGAGTCGAGGCGGCTGA
- a CDS encoding thiamine phosphate synthase yields MTDADLAQRPILCLVVDRNCGAVPILEAVEAAVAGGVDWVQIRERSLESAPLLEFARDIEAAVRRGAGNRKVRLFVNRRIDIALALAADGVHLGFDALSPERARALLPPNAIIGCSVHSAAEAKTAADADANYVQLAPIYPPLSKPAGGPALGTAAVSEARAHGIAVLAQGGIQTQHCAELVRAGATGIAVTGSILLSDDPRLASSSLRAALDG; encoded by the coding sequence TTGACAGACGCCGATCTAGCGCAAAGACCGATTCTCTGTCTCGTCGTCGATCGGAACTGCGGCGCAGTCCCGATCCTCGAAGCCGTAGAAGCCGCCGTCGCGGGGGGCGTCGATTGGGTTCAAATTCGCGAGCGAAGTCTCGAGTCAGCACCGCTGCTCGAGTTCGCACGGGATATTGAAGCTGCGGTCCGGCGCGGCGCGGGAAATCGAAAAGTACGCCTGTTCGTGAATCGGCGCATCGACATCGCCCTCGCCCTTGCGGCCGACGGTGTTCATCTTGGGTTCGACGCGCTCTCACCCGAGCGGGCCCGCGCCCTGCTCCCCCCCAACGCAATCATCGGATGTTCCGTTCACAGCGCAGCCGAAGCGAAGACCGCCGCCGATGCCGACGCCAATTATGTGCAGCTGGCCCCGATCTATCCTCCACTCTCCAAACCCGCGGGTGGCCCAGCCCTCGGGACTGCCGCCGTGAGCGAAGCGCGCGCTCACGGAATCGCAGTGCTGGCCCAGGGAGGGATCCAAACCCAGCACTGCGCCGAACTCGTGCGGGCGGGAGCAACCGGCATCGCTGTCACCGGGTCGATCTTGCTGAGTGACGATCCACGACTCGCCTCCTCGTCGCTGCGCGCGGCGCTAGACGGCTAG
- a CDS encoding thiazole synthase: MSSSYQFGEYKFSSRLIIGTGKYESFEQNLACVEASGAEMVTVALRRVNFDREAGPLLLDFIKPDRYTILPNTAGCYTVEDAVTTAHLGRELLDTKLIKLEVIGDDRTLFPDVAGTLEAAKILIDDGFVVLPYITDDPVACQRLEAMGCPVVMPLAAPIGSGLGVRNPTNLRIIMETVEVPVIVDAGVGTASDAALAMELGATAVLMNTAIAHAKDPLAMAKAMRLGVEAGRLAYEAGRMPRRLYASASSPLDQIASF; this comes from the coding sequence ATGTCCAGCAGCTATCAGTTTGGTGAGTACAAGTTTTCGTCTCGCCTGATCATCGGCACGGGCAAGTACGAGTCGTTCGAGCAGAACCTCGCCTGTGTAGAAGCCAGCGGTGCCGAGATGGTCACGGTGGCCCTGCGCCGGGTAAATTTCGACCGCGAAGCCGGCCCCCTTCTGCTGGACTTCATCAAACCCGATCGCTACACGATTCTTCCCAATACCGCCGGTTGTTATACGGTTGAAGACGCGGTGACGACCGCTCATCTCGGACGCGAACTTCTCGACACAAAATTGATCAAACTCGAGGTGATCGGAGACGATCGCACTTTGTTCCCGGACGTAGCGGGAACCCTCGAGGCCGCAAAGATTCTGATCGACGATGGCTTCGTCGTGCTTCCCTACATCACCGACGATCCAGTTGCGTGTCAGCGCCTGGAGGCGATGGGGTGTCCGGTCGTGATGCCGCTGGCGGCGCCGATCGGCTCGGGACTCGGGGTCCGCAACCCGACAAATCTTCGCATCATCATGGAAACGGTCGAAGTGCCGGTGATCGTGGACGCGGGCGTGGGGACGGCGAGCGACGCCGCACTGGCAATGGAGCTCGGAGCCACGGCCGTATTGATGAACACCGCGATCGCTCACGCCAAAGATCCACTGGCGATGGCCAAAGCGATGCGGTTGGGCGTCGAAGCGGGGCGCCTCGCCTATGAAGCCGGCCGCATGCCTCGACGACTCTACGCTTCGGCTTCGAGTCCGCTCGATCAGATCGCTTCTTTTTAG
- the thiS gene encoding sulfur carrier protein ThiS, producing MPRDQSSLRWSPPSPCHTPPSWTVPPPKIRISARTGSSQNRREVGAGEVKRSHQARAVARQHDSKIVTTSVHFETVASHEPEPTSRRFWRLPINSKPRIPNQSPIPLNFHPNDYTPKRPSRYDGFVNPDPHISVNGDPREVPEGCTLDQLLGMLDLRDRRVAVAINRGIVPRARYAASVIADGDRIEILEAVGGG from the coding sequence ATGCCGCGAGATCAATCGTCGCTTCGCTGGTCCCCACCTTCTCCATGCCACACCCCACCAAGCTGGACTGTCCCACCACCCAAAATCCGCATTTCGGCCCGCACCGGCTCAAGCCAGAATCGGCGAGAGGTGGGCGCAGGCGAAGTAAAGCGCAGCCACCAGGCTCGCGCCGTCGCTCGGCAACATGACTCCAAAATCGTCACCACAAGCGTGCACTTTGAAACGGTTGCGAGCCATGAGCCGGAGCCCACCTCTCGCCGATTCTGGCGTCTCCCGATCAACAGCAAACCACGAATCCCAAACCAATCGCCAATACCACTCAATTTTCACCCCAACGACTACACACCCAAGCGCCCATCTCGCTACGATGGGTTCGTGAATCCCGACCCCCATATAAGCGTCAACGGTGACCCACGCGAGGTTCCGGAGGGCTGCACCCTGGATCAACTATTGGGGATGCTCGATCTTCGCGATCGTCGCGTCGCGGTGGCAATCAATCGCGGCATCGTGCCCCGGGCACGCTACGCCGCTTCTGTGATCGCGGATGGCGATCGAATCGAGATCCTCGAAGCCGTCGGAGGAGGCTGA
- the alr gene encoding alanine racemase: protein MGTSEATIDLAALRDNAALVGRLSQGRELIGVVKADAYGHGVASVARILVEEGCRRLAVASVDEAAVLRDAGLDAPDILVLSGLHSRAEAEEASGRRLTPVVYDDETLSLAVAAGRCSGAPIEVEVEVDTGMSRMGVAAESAVDLLVRVAGTAELNLAGVFTHFSRADETDLEPCFEQLASFRRILASAREQGVEPRIVHASNSAGLLAGKSLLDALPEGTAVRPGLMLYGVCPAPHFDDASLRAVMCLQTQVVRLQDVVPGQPVGYGATFRVVQKTRIATLPLGYADGVPCATSGHGWVWLAGKRHPIVGRVSMDYITIDVGGRDEGARVGLGDRAVIFGNAAVDEAGISVEEAAAWAETIPYELLVRVGQRVPRREVDPAVSD from the coding sequence GTGGGGACCAGCGAAGCGACGATTGATCTCGCGGCATTGCGGGACAACGCAGCACTTGTCGGCAGGCTCTCCCAGGGGCGCGAGCTGATCGGCGTCGTCAAGGCGGATGCGTATGGTCACGGCGTCGCATCGGTGGCGAGAATCTTGGTCGAGGAGGGATGTCGCCGGCTCGCGGTCGCTTCGGTCGACGAAGCCGCGGTCCTGCGCGACGCCGGTTTGGACGCCCCGGACATCCTGGTGCTTTCAGGACTGCACAGCCGCGCCGAAGCCGAAGAGGCCAGCGGACGGCGTCTGACGCCGGTTGTCTACGACGACGAAACCCTCAGCCTGGCGGTAGCAGCCGGTCGCTGCTCGGGTGCACCGATCGAGGTCGAGGTCGAGGTCGACACCGGGATGTCCAGGATGGGTGTCGCGGCGGAGTCGGCTGTCGATTTGCTGGTTCGGGTCGCGGGCACGGCGGAACTCAATCTTGCCGGCGTATTCACCCACTTCAGTCGGGCCGACGAAACTGATCTCGAACCCTGTTTCGAACAATTGGCGAGCTTCCGCCGGATTTTGGCATCGGCGAGGGAGCAGGGCGTCGAGCCCCGAATTGTTCACGCGTCCAACTCCGCCGGGCTGCTCGCGGGAAAGTCGCTCCTGGATGCGCTGCCAGAGGGTACCGCAGTGCGTCCCGGCCTGATGCTCTACGGCGTTTGCCCCGCTCCCCATTTTGACGACGCATCCTTGCGGGCGGTGATGTGTCTGCAAACCCAGGTGGTCCGGCTGCAGGATGTGGTTCCAGGCCAGCCCGTTGGCTATGGCGCGACCTTCCGGGTCGTGCAAAAAACCCGAATCGCGACGCTCCCGTTGGGTTACGCGGACGGTGTTCCGTGCGCGACTTCGGGCCATGGCTGGGTCTGGCTGGCGGGGAAACGACATCCGATCGTGGGCAGGGTGTCGATGGACTACATCACGATCGACGTCGGCGGCCGGGACGAGGGAGCGCGCGTCGGTCTCGGGGATCGCGCGGTCATTTTCGGGAATGCTGCAGTCGACGAAGCGGGCATTTCAGTCGAAGAGGCCGCCGCCTGGGCAGAAACGATTCCCTACGAACTGCTGGTTCGGGTGGGCCAGCGGGTGCCGCGTCGAGAAGTAGACCCCGCGGTGTCCGATTGA
- the purD gene encoding phosphoribosylamine--glycine ligase yields MNVLVIGSGGREHALAWKIAQSESVTRVLVAPGNSGMAGCATCFPEVSAADTDAITALCTRESVGLVVIGPEDPLADGLADRLRDAGFAVFGPSAQAAQLEGSKAFAKDFMLRHGIPTAGYQTFETLEPAIAYVRERGGACVVKADGLAAGKGVAMCANPDEAVAALREMMVDLRFGAAGSRVVIEDWLEGEEASYYAITDGERIVTLAAAQDHKRALDGDRGENTGGMGAYSPAPVMSKEVERRAFEQVALPAIRGMAADGMPYVGVLYIGLMINPEGQPYVVEFNVRFGDPETQPLMVRMQGDLVPLLLGAARGELDEQRKLAWPGASVCVVLASEGYPREYPKGIAIHGLAEDGSLLGGDESVVIFHAGTRRASDGGFETNGGRVLGVTARGASVQEARDRAYKAVSEITFEGAQLRRDIASRALNR; encoded by the coding sequence GTGAACGTACTCGTCATTGGCTCAGGCGGTCGTGAGCACGCGTTGGCGTGGAAAATTGCGCAAAGCGAAAGCGTGACTCGCGTGTTGGTCGCTCCGGGCAACTCCGGCATGGCCGGTTGTGCGACCTGCTTTCCGGAGGTGAGCGCGGCCGATACCGACGCAATCACCGCACTTTGCACGCGAGAATCCGTGGGGCTCGTCGTGATCGGTCCCGAGGATCCCCTGGCCGACGGACTGGCGGATCGTCTGCGCGACGCGGGCTTTGCGGTCTTCGGACCCTCGGCACAGGCTGCGCAACTCGAGGGCAGCAAGGCCTTTGCCAAGGACTTCATGCTGCGGCACGGAATTCCCACGGCCGGCTACCAGACCTTTGAAACCCTCGAACCCGCAATCGCCTATGTGCGCGAGCGCGGGGGCGCCTGTGTGGTCAAGGCGGATGGACTCGCCGCGGGCAAGGGCGTTGCCATGTGCGCGAACCCGGACGAAGCCGTTGCCGCCCTGCGCGAAATGATGGTGGATCTGCGCTTTGGCGCCGCGGGATCGCGCGTCGTTATCGAAGACTGGCTCGAGGGAGAAGAGGCGTCCTACTACGCCATCACCGACGGCGAGCGGATCGTCACCCTGGCGGCTGCGCAAGATCACAAGCGCGCACTCGACGGAGACCGCGGTGAGAACACCGGGGGGATGGGGGCCTACTCACCGGCGCCTGTCATGAGCAAGGAAGTGGAACGGCGCGCCTTCGAACAAGTCGCGCTGCCAGCCATTCGCGGAATGGCGGCGGATGGGATGCCGTATGTCGGCGTGCTTTACATCGGCTTGATGATCAACCCAGAGGGTCAGCCCTACGTCGTCGAGTTCAATGTGCGCTTCGGAGACCCCGAAACCCAACCCTTGATGGTCCGCATGCAGGGCGACCTCGTTCCCTTGCTGCTGGGCGCCGCCCGGGGCGAACTCGACGAACAGCGCAAGCTCGCTTGGCCTGGGGCGTCCGTTTGCGTAGTGCTCGCCTCCGAAGGCTACCCCCGCGAATATCCCAAGGGCATCGCGATTCACGGTCTGGCCGAGGATGGGAGTTTGCTCGGCGGCGACGAATCGGTGGTGATTTTTCACGCGGGCACCCGGCGTGCCTCGGATGGGGGATTCGAAACCAACGGCGGCCGCGTGCTCGGGGTGACGGCGCGCGGTGCATCAGTCCAGGAGGCTCGCGACCGGGCCTACAAGGCGGTTTCTGAGATCACCTTCGAAGGCGCTCAGCTGCGTCGAGATATCGCTTCTCGAGCCCTCAACCGCTGA
- a CDS encoding L-threonylcarbamoyladenylate synthase, with the protein MSDASVCVPENLVEALDHLAADGLVAFPTETVWGLAARANSQRAVDRLRSFKDRALDQPISVLIDGTPALSSLGFSPNPLLLALAEAFWPGPLTLVIEGPADAQLAQGIAGPTGAVGFRCSDHPLAKLLVREALGRGLGPLTATSFNRSGEKPVETQSQAILLADSHNPEHVIALRVGPHDATGGAPSTVLNLTASGPRILREGAIGKEALAEVLAGFH; encoded by the coding sequence ATGTCCGACGCTTCGGTATGCGTGCCCGAAAACCTGGTTGAAGCGCTCGATCACCTCGCAGCGGACGGCCTGGTGGCGTTTCCGACCGAAACCGTCTGGGGACTGGCTGCCCGGGCCAACTCCCAGCGCGCGGTCGACCGACTCCGATCCTTCAAGGACAGGGCGCTGGATCAACCCATTTCAGTGCTGATCGACGGGACTCCCGCTCTCAGCTCGCTCGGCTTTTCCCCGAATCCGCTGCTGCTGGCGCTTGCCGAGGCCTTCTGGCCGGGTCCGCTCACATTGGTCATCGAGGGACCGGCAGACGCCCAGCTGGCGCAAGGAATTGCGGGACCGACCGGGGCCGTCGGATTTCGCTGCAGCGATCATCCACTGGCAAAGTTGTTGGTTCGCGAAGCGCTCGGCCGGGGCCTCGGTCCACTGACCGCGACGAGCTTCAATCGCAGTGGAGAGAAACCGGTTGAAACTCAATCTCAGGCAATTCTCCTCGCGGATTCACACAATCCAGAACACGTGATTGCGCTCCGGGTCGGTCCCCACGACGCAACCGGTGGAGCGCCCAGTACGGTGTTGAATCTCACCGCGTCCGGTCCGAGGATTTTGCGCGAGGGTGCGATCGGAAAAGAAGCACTCGCGGAAGTTCTCGCTGGTTTTCACTGA